In Canis aureus isolate CA01 chromosome 12, VMU_Caureus_v.1.0, whole genome shotgun sequence, a genomic segment contains:
- the GPAT2 gene encoding glycerol-3-phosphate acyltransferase 2, mitochondrial isoform X10 gives MDTMLEARLQTQQRNTQNTQETSLWSSGFGMKLETVTPFLGKYRPFVGRCCQTCTPKSWESLFHRSIMDLGFCNVILVKEENTRFRGWLVRRLCYFLWSLEQHIPPCQDAPQKIIENTGLFSWALLRFLNCVFLNVQLHKGQMKMVHKAAQASLLDGILLPFVLFSQGLGVLRVAWDPRTCSPALRALLKKLGGLFLPPEANLTLDSSEGVLARAVVHAAIEQLLVSRQPLLIFLEELPGAQGPRLSALGQTWLGLVVQAVQVGVVPDAMLVPVAITYDLVPDAPCDVYQALAPLGLWTGALAVLRSLRSWGHSPRVCVRVHLAQPFSLQEYTINARSCWGSRQTLEQLLQPIVLGQCTVVPDTEKEQDWTPATGLLLALKEEDQLLVRRLSHHVLNASVTSSAVMSTAIMATLLLFKHQKGVFLSQLLGEFSWLTEETLLRGFDVGFSGQLRCLVQHTLSLLQAHVALLHVQQGDLLVVPRLGPGLTHLARLSAELLPAFLSEAVGACAVRGLLAGRVPPEGPWELQGIELLSQNELYRQILLLLHLLPQDLLLLQPCQSSYCYCQEVLDRLIQCGLLVAEETPGSRPACDTGRQRLSAKLLWKPSGDFTDSDSDDFEEAEGRYFRLSQQSRCPDFFLFLCRLLSPLLKAFAQAATFLHQGQLPDTELGYTEQLLQFLQANAQEEGFFECADPNLAVSAIWTFRDLGVLQQTPSPPGPMLYLSPTFTSRENQEKLEQFIRQFICS, from the exons ATGGATACCATGTTGGAAGCCAGACTTCAAACCCAGCAGAGGAACACCCAGAACACCCAGGAG ACCAGTTTGTGGTCCTCAGGCTTTGGGATGAAGCTGGAGACTGTTACCCCATTTCTGGGGAAATATCGCCCCTTTGTGGGTCGCTGCTGCCAGACCTGCACTCCCAAGAGCTGG GAGTCCCTCTTCCACAGAAGCATAATGGATCTAGGCTTCTGCAATGTGATCCTGGTGAAGGAGGAGAACACCAG GTTTCGGGGCTGGCTGGTTCGGAGGCTCTGCTATTTCTTATGGTCACTGGAGCAGCACATACCACCCTGTCAGGATGCCCCACAGAAGATCATTGAAAACACTGG GCTGTTCAGCTGGGCACTGCTGCGGTTCCTGAACTGTGTCTTCCTGAACGTGCAGCTCCACAAGGGCCAGATGAAGATGGTCCACAAGGCCGCCCAGGCA TCactcctggatgggatcctgctGCCCTTTGTGCTGTTCTCCCAAGGCCTGGGTGTGCTCCGTGTGGCTTGGGACCCCCgcacctgctcccctgccctcAG AGCTCTGCTAAAGAAGCTTGGGGGGCTTTTCTTGCCCCCAGAGGCCAACCTCACCTTGGACAGCTCTGAGGGGGTCCTTGCAAGGGCTGTCGTCCATGCC GCTATAGAGCAGCTGTTGGTCAGCAGGCAGCCCTTGCTCATATTCCTGGAGGAGCTGCCTGGGGCCCAGGGGCCTCGGCTATCAGCCCTGGGCCAGACCTGGCTGGGACTGGTAGTACAGGCTGTCCAGGTGGGTGTCGTCCCAGATGCCATGCTAGTGCCAGTGGCCATCACCTATGACCTGGTTCCAGATGCACCCTGTGATGTATACCAG gcCTTGGCCCCACTGGGGTTGTGGACAGGAGCTCTAGCTGTCCTGCGGAGCCTACGAAGCTGGGGCCACAGCCCCAGGGTCTGTGTCCGTGTGCATCTGGCACAGCCCTTCTCCCTACAG GAATACACCATCAACGCCAGAAGCTGCTGGGGCAGCAGGCAGACCCTGGAGCAGCTGCTGCAGCCCATCGTGCTGGGCCAATG TACTGTTGTCCCAGACACTGAGAAGGAACAAGACTGGACTCCAGCAACTGGGCTCCTTCTGGCACTTAAGGAAGAGGACCAGCTCCTGGTCAGGAGGCTGAGCCATCATGTCCTGAATG CCAGCGTGACAAGCTCGGCAGTAATGAGCACGGCCATCATGGCTACACTGCTGCTCTTCAAGCACCAAAAG ggtgtgttcctgtcACAGCTCCTGGGGGAGTTCTCCTGGCTGACAGAGGAGACACTGCTGCGTGGCTTTGACGTGGGCTTCTCAGGGCAGTTGCGGTGCCTTGTGCAACACACACTGAGCCTGCTACAGGCACACGTGGCCCTGCTGCACGTCCAGCAGGGGGACTTGCTGGTAGTTCCTCGGCTGGGCCCAGGTCTCACACACCTGGCACGCCTGAGCGCGGAGCTGCTGCCTGCCTTCCTGAGTGAGGCTGTGGGTG CCTGTGCTGTTCGCGGGTTGTTGGCAGGCAGAGTGCCACCTGAGGGGCCCTGGGAGCTACAGGGCATTGAGCTGCTGAGCCAGAACGAGCTGTACCGCCAGATCCTCCTGTTGCTGCACTTGCTGCCACAggacctgctgctgctgcag CCCTGCCAGTCTTCCTACTGCTACTGTCAGGAAGTGCTGGACCGTCTCATCCAGTGTGGGCTCCTGGTTGCTGAGGAG ACCCCGGGCTCCCGGCCAGCCTGTGACACAGGGCGGCAGCGTTTAAGTGCAAAGCTGCTGTGGAAACCGAGTGGGGACTTTACTGATAGTGACAGTGATGACTTCGAGGAAGCTGAGGGCCGGTACTTCAGG CTCAGTCAGCAGTCACGCTGCCCtgacttcttccttttcctctgccgcCTGCTTAGCCCGCTGCTCaaggcctttgcacaggctgctACTTTCCTCCACCAGGGACAGCTGCCTGATACGG agttggGCTACACCGAGCAGCTCTTGCAGTTCTTACAGGCCAATGCCCAGGAGGAAGGGTTCTTTG agTGTGCAGACCCAAATCTTGCTGTCAGTGCTATCTGGACCTTCAGAGACCTGGGG GTGCTACAGCAGACACCCAGCCCTCCAGGCCCCATGCTCTACCTTTCCCCTACATTCACCAGCCGGGAAAATCAGGAGAAGCTGGAACAGTTCATCCGGCAGTTCATCTGTAGCTAG
- the GPAT2 gene encoding glycerol-3-phosphate acyltransferase 2, mitochondrial isoform X1 yields MDTMLEARLQTQQRNTQNTQETSLWSSGFGMKLETVTPFLGKYRPFVGRCCQTCTPKSWESLFHRSIMDLGFCNVILVKEENTRFRGWLVRRLCYFLWSLEQHIPPCQDAPQKIIENTGVQNVISGRVPSGAGEGQVPGLEKKEVQRILGHLQAPLCPFLLRLFSWALLRFLNCVFLNVQLHKGQMKMVHKAAQAQGLPLVFLSTHKSLLDGILLPFVLFSQGLGVLRVAWDPRTCSPALRALLKKLGGLFLPPEANLTLDSSEGVLARAVVHAAIEQLLVSRQPLLIFLEELPGAQGPRLSALGQTWLGLVVQAVQVGVVPDAMLVPVAITYDLVPDAPCDVYQALAPLGLWTGALAVLRSLRSWGHSPRVCVRVHLAQPFSLQEYTINARSCWGSRQTLEQLLQPIVLGQCTVVPDTEKEQDWTPATGLLLALKEEDQLLVRRLSHHVLNASVTSSAVMSTAIMATLLLFKHQKGVFLSQLLGEFSWLTEETLLRGFDVGFSGQLRCLVQHTLSLLQAHVALLHVQQGDLLVVPRLGPGLTHLARLSAELLPAFLSEAVGACAVRGLLAGRVPPEGPWELQGIELLSQNELYRQILLLLHLLPQDLLLLQPCQSSYCYCQEVLDRLIQCGLLVAEETPGSRPACDTGRQRLSAKLLWKPSGDFTDSDSDDFEEAEGRYFRLSQQSRCPDFFLFLCRLLSPLLKAFAQAATFLHQGQLPDTELGYTEQLLQFLQANAQEEGFFECADPNLAVSAIWTFRDLGVLQQTPSPPGPMLYLSPTFTSRENQEKLEQFIRQFICS; encoded by the exons ATGGATACCATGTTGGAAGCCAGACTTCAAACCCAGCAGAGGAACACCCAGAACACCCAGGAG ACCAGTTTGTGGTCCTCAGGCTTTGGGATGAAGCTGGAGACTGTTACCCCATTTCTGGGGAAATATCGCCCCTTTGTGGGTCGCTGCTGCCAGACCTGCACTCCCAAGAGCTGG GAGTCCCTCTTCCACAGAAGCATAATGGATCTAGGCTTCTGCAATGTGATCCTGGTGAAGGAGGAGAACACCAG GTTTCGGGGCTGGCTGGTTCGGAGGCTCTGCTATTTCTTATGGTCACTGGAGCAGCACATACCACCCTGTCAGGATGCCCCACAGAAGATCATTGAAAACACTGG GGTGCAGAATGTCATCTCAGGGAGGGTCCCAtcaggggctggggaaggccaGGTGCCAGGCCTTGAGAAGAAAGAGGTACAGCGCATCCTGGGTCATCTCCAGGCTccactctgccccttcctgctcag GCTGTTCAGCTGGGCACTGCTGCGGTTCCTGAACTGTGTCTTCCTGAACGTGCAGCTCCACAAGGGCCAGATGAAGATGGTCCACAAGGCCGCCCAGGCA CAGGGCTTGccgcttgtcttcctctctaccCACAAGTCactcctggatgggatcctgctGCCCTTTGTGCTGTTCTCCCAAGGCCTGGGTGTGCTCCGTGTGGCTTGGGACCCCCgcacctgctcccctgccctcAG AGCTCTGCTAAAGAAGCTTGGGGGGCTTTTCTTGCCCCCAGAGGCCAACCTCACCTTGGACAGCTCTGAGGGGGTCCTTGCAAGGGCTGTCGTCCATGCC GCTATAGAGCAGCTGTTGGTCAGCAGGCAGCCCTTGCTCATATTCCTGGAGGAGCTGCCTGGGGCCCAGGGGCCTCGGCTATCAGCCCTGGGCCAGACCTGGCTGGGACTGGTAGTACAGGCTGTCCAGGTGGGTGTCGTCCCAGATGCCATGCTAGTGCCAGTGGCCATCACCTATGACCTGGTTCCAGATGCACCCTGTGATGTATACCAG gcCTTGGCCCCACTGGGGTTGTGGACAGGAGCTCTAGCTGTCCTGCGGAGCCTACGAAGCTGGGGCCACAGCCCCAGGGTCTGTGTCCGTGTGCATCTGGCACAGCCCTTCTCCCTACAG GAATACACCATCAACGCCAGAAGCTGCTGGGGCAGCAGGCAGACCCTGGAGCAGCTGCTGCAGCCCATCGTGCTGGGCCAATG TACTGTTGTCCCAGACACTGAGAAGGAACAAGACTGGACTCCAGCAACTGGGCTCCTTCTGGCACTTAAGGAAGAGGACCAGCTCCTGGTCAGGAGGCTGAGCCATCATGTCCTGAATG CCAGCGTGACAAGCTCGGCAGTAATGAGCACGGCCATCATGGCTACACTGCTGCTCTTCAAGCACCAAAAG ggtgtgttcctgtcACAGCTCCTGGGGGAGTTCTCCTGGCTGACAGAGGAGACACTGCTGCGTGGCTTTGACGTGGGCTTCTCAGGGCAGTTGCGGTGCCTTGTGCAACACACACTGAGCCTGCTACAGGCACACGTGGCCCTGCTGCACGTCCAGCAGGGGGACTTGCTGGTAGTTCCTCGGCTGGGCCCAGGTCTCACACACCTGGCACGCCTGAGCGCGGAGCTGCTGCCTGCCTTCCTGAGTGAGGCTGTGGGTG CCTGTGCTGTTCGCGGGTTGTTGGCAGGCAGAGTGCCACCTGAGGGGCCCTGGGAGCTACAGGGCATTGAGCTGCTGAGCCAGAACGAGCTGTACCGCCAGATCCTCCTGTTGCTGCACTTGCTGCCACAggacctgctgctgctgcag CCCTGCCAGTCTTCCTACTGCTACTGTCAGGAAGTGCTGGACCGTCTCATCCAGTGTGGGCTCCTGGTTGCTGAGGAG ACCCCGGGCTCCCGGCCAGCCTGTGACACAGGGCGGCAGCGTTTAAGTGCAAAGCTGCTGTGGAAACCGAGTGGGGACTTTACTGATAGTGACAGTGATGACTTCGAGGAAGCTGAGGGCCGGTACTTCAGG CTCAGTCAGCAGTCACGCTGCCCtgacttcttccttttcctctgccgcCTGCTTAGCCCGCTGCTCaaggcctttgcacaggctgctACTTTCCTCCACCAGGGACAGCTGCCTGATACGG agttggGCTACACCGAGCAGCTCTTGCAGTTCTTACAGGCCAATGCCCAGGAGGAAGGGTTCTTTG agTGTGCAGACCCAAATCTTGCTGTCAGTGCTATCTGGACCTTCAGAGACCTGGGG GTGCTACAGCAGACACCCAGCCCTCCAGGCCCCATGCTCTACCTTTCCCCTACATTCACCAGCCGGGAAAATCAGGAGAAGCTGGAACAGTTCATCCGGCAGTTCATCTGTAGCTAG
- the GPAT2 gene encoding glycerol-3-phosphate acyltransferase 2, mitochondrial isoform X7 yields the protein MKLETVTPFLGKYRPFVGRCCQTCTPKSWESLFHRSIMDLGFCNVILVKEENTRFRGWLVRRLCYFLWSLEQHIPPCQDAPQKIIENTGVQNVISGRVPSGAGEGQVPGLEKKEVQRILGHLQAPLCPFLLRLFSWALLRFLNCVFLNVQLHKGQMKMVHKAAQAQGLPLVFLSTHKSLLDGILLPFVLFSQGLGVLRVAWDPRTCSPALRALLKKLGGLFLPPEANLTLDSSEGVLARAVVHAAIEQLLVSRQPLLIFLEELPGAQGPRLSALGQTWLGLVVQAVQVGVVPDAMLVPVAITYDLVPDAPCDVYQALAPLGLWTGALAVLRSLRSWGHSPRVCVRVHLAQPFSLQEYTINARSCWGSRQTLEQLLQPIVLGQCTVVPDTEKEQDWTPATGLLLALKEEDQLLVRRLSHHVLNASVTSSAVMSTAIMATLLLFKHQKGVFLSQLLGEFSWLTEETLLRGFDVGFSGQLRCLVQHTLSLLQAHVALLHVQQGDLLVVPRLGPGLTHLARLSAELLPAFLSEAVGACAVRGLLAGRVPPEGPWELQGIELLSQNELYRQILLLLHLLPQDLLLLQPCQSSYCYCQEVLDRLIQCGLLVAEETPGSRPACDTGRQRLSAKLLWKPSGDFTDSDSDDFEEAEGRYFRLSQQSRCPDFFLFLCRLLSPLLKAFAQAATFLHQGQLPDTELGYTEQLLQFLQANAQEEGFFECADPNLAVSAIWTFRDLGVLQQTPSPPGPMLYLSPTFTSRENQEKLEQFIRQFICS from the exons ATGAAGCTGGAGACTGTTACCCCATTTCTGGGGAAATATCGCCCCTTTGTGGGTCGCTGCTGCCAGACCTGCACTCCCAAGAGCTGG GAGTCCCTCTTCCACAGAAGCATAATGGATCTAGGCTTCTGCAATGTGATCCTGGTGAAGGAGGAGAACACCAG GTTTCGGGGCTGGCTGGTTCGGAGGCTCTGCTATTTCTTATGGTCACTGGAGCAGCACATACCACCCTGTCAGGATGCCCCACAGAAGATCATTGAAAACACTGG GGTGCAGAATGTCATCTCAGGGAGGGTCCCAtcaggggctggggaaggccaGGTGCCAGGCCTTGAGAAGAAAGAGGTACAGCGCATCCTGGGTCATCTCCAGGCTccactctgccccttcctgctcag GCTGTTCAGCTGGGCACTGCTGCGGTTCCTGAACTGTGTCTTCCTGAACGTGCAGCTCCACAAGGGCCAGATGAAGATGGTCCACAAGGCCGCCCAGGCA CAGGGCTTGccgcttgtcttcctctctaccCACAAGTCactcctggatgggatcctgctGCCCTTTGTGCTGTTCTCCCAAGGCCTGGGTGTGCTCCGTGTGGCTTGGGACCCCCgcacctgctcccctgccctcAG AGCTCTGCTAAAGAAGCTTGGGGGGCTTTTCTTGCCCCCAGAGGCCAACCTCACCTTGGACAGCTCTGAGGGGGTCCTTGCAAGGGCTGTCGTCCATGCC GCTATAGAGCAGCTGTTGGTCAGCAGGCAGCCCTTGCTCATATTCCTGGAGGAGCTGCCTGGGGCCCAGGGGCCTCGGCTATCAGCCCTGGGCCAGACCTGGCTGGGACTGGTAGTACAGGCTGTCCAGGTGGGTGTCGTCCCAGATGCCATGCTAGTGCCAGTGGCCATCACCTATGACCTGGTTCCAGATGCACCCTGTGATGTATACCAG gcCTTGGCCCCACTGGGGTTGTGGACAGGAGCTCTAGCTGTCCTGCGGAGCCTACGAAGCTGGGGCCACAGCCCCAGGGTCTGTGTCCGTGTGCATCTGGCACAGCCCTTCTCCCTACAG GAATACACCATCAACGCCAGAAGCTGCTGGGGCAGCAGGCAGACCCTGGAGCAGCTGCTGCAGCCCATCGTGCTGGGCCAATG TACTGTTGTCCCAGACACTGAGAAGGAACAAGACTGGACTCCAGCAACTGGGCTCCTTCTGGCACTTAAGGAAGAGGACCAGCTCCTGGTCAGGAGGCTGAGCCATCATGTCCTGAATG CCAGCGTGACAAGCTCGGCAGTAATGAGCACGGCCATCATGGCTACACTGCTGCTCTTCAAGCACCAAAAG ggtgtgttcctgtcACAGCTCCTGGGGGAGTTCTCCTGGCTGACAGAGGAGACACTGCTGCGTGGCTTTGACGTGGGCTTCTCAGGGCAGTTGCGGTGCCTTGTGCAACACACACTGAGCCTGCTACAGGCACACGTGGCCCTGCTGCACGTCCAGCAGGGGGACTTGCTGGTAGTTCCTCGGCTGGGCCCAGGTCTCACACACCTGGCACGCCTGAGCGCGGAGCTGCTGCCTGCCTTCCTGAGTGAGGCTGTGGGTG CCTGTGCTGTTCGCGGGTTGTTGGCAGGCAGAGTGCCACCTGAGGGGCCCTGGGAGCTACAGGGCATTGAGCTGCTGAGCCAGAACGAGCTGTACCGCCAGATCCTCCTGTTGCTGCACTTGCTGCCACAggacctgctgctgctgcag CCCTGCCAGTCTTCCTACTGCTACTGTCAGGAAGTGCTGGACCGTCTCATCCAGTGTGGGCTCCTGGTTGCTGAGGAG ACCCCGGGCTCCCGGCCAGCCTGTGACACAGGGCGGCAGCGTTTAAGTGCAAAGCTGCTGTGGAAACCGAGTGGGGACTTTACTGATAGTGACAGTGATGACTTCGAGGAAGCTGAGGGCCGGTACTTCAGG CTCAGTCAGCAGTCACGCTGCCCtgacttcttccttttcctctgccgcCTGCTTAGCCCGCTGCTCaaggcctttgcacaggctgctACTTTCCTCCACCAGGGACAGCTGCCTGATACGG agttggGCTACACCGAGCAGCTCTTGCAGTTCTTACAGGCCAATGCCCAGGAGGAAGGGTTCTTTG agTGTGCAGACCCAAATCTTGCTGTCAGTGCTATCTGGACCTTCAGAGACCTGGGG GTGCTACAGCAGACACCCAGCCCTCCAGGCCCCATGCTCTACCTTTCCCCTACATTCACCAGCCGGGAAAATCAGGAGAAGCTGGAACAGTTCATCCGGCAGTTCATCTGTAGCTAG
- the GPAT2 gene encoding glycerol-3-phosphate acyltransferase 2, mitochondrial isoform X3, with amino-acid sequence MDTMLEARLQTQQRNTQNTQETSLWSSGFGMKLETVTPFLGKYRPFVGRCCQTCTPKSWESLFHRSIMDLGFCNVILVKEENTRFRGWLVRRLCYFLWSLEQHIPPCQDAPQKIIENTGVQNVISGRVPSGAGEGQVPGLEKKEVQRILGHLQAPLCPFLLRLFSWALLRFLNCVFLNVQLHKGQMKMVHKAAQAQGLPLVFLSTHKSLLDGILLPFVLFSQGLGVLRVAWDPRTCSPALRALLKKLGGLFLPPEANLTLDSSEGVLARAVVHAAIEQLLVSRQPLLIFLEELPGAQGPRLSALGQTWLGLVVQAVQVGVVPDAMLVPVAITYDLVPDAPCDVYQALAPLGLWTGALAVLRSLRSWGHSPRVCVRVHLAQPFSLQEYTINARSCWGSRQTLEQLLQPIVLGQCTVVPDTEKEQDWTPATGLLLALKEEDQLLVRRLSHHVLNASVTSSAVMSTAIMATLLLFKHQKGVFLSQLLGEFSWLTEETLLRGFDVGFSGQLRCLVQHTLSLLQAHVALLHVQQGDLLVVPRLGPGLTHLARLSAELLPAFLSEAVGACAVRGLLAGRVPPEGPWELQGIELLSQNELYRQILLLLHLLPQDLLLLQPCQSSYCYCQEVLDRLIQCGLLVAEETPGSRPACDTGRQRLSAKLLWKPSGDFTDSDSDDFEEAEGRYFRSWATPSSSCSSYRPMPRRKGSLSVQTQILLSVLSGPSETWGCYSRHPALQAPCSTFPLHSPAGKIRRSWNSSSGSSSVARTVRGGAYAETSQPQNMAVSWSQKTDWSRGGGGGVHTLT; translated from the exons ATGGATACCATGTTGGAAGCCAGACTTCAAACCCAGCAGAGGAACACCCAGAACACCCAGGAG ACCAGTTTGTGGTCCTCAGGCTTTGGGATGAAGCTGGAGACTGTTACCCCATTTCTGGGGAAATATCGCCCCTTTGTGGGTCGCTGCTGCCAGACCTGCACTCCCAAGAGCTGG GAGTCCCTCTTCCACAGAAGCATAATGGATCTAGGCTTCTGCAATGTGATCCTGGTGAAGGAGGAGAACACCAG GTTTCGGGGCTGGCTGGTTCGGAGGCTCTGCTATTTCTTATGGTCACTGGAGCAGCACATACCACCCTGTCAGGATGCCCCACAGAAGATCATTGAAAACACTGG GGTGCAGAATGTCATCTCAGGGAGGGTCCCAtcaggggctggggaaggccaGGTGCCAGGCCTTGAGAAGAAAGAGGTACAGCGCATCCTGGGTCATCTCCAGGCTccactctgccccttcctgctcag GCTGTTCAGCTGGGCACTGCTGCGGTTCCTGAACTGTGTCTTCCTGAACGTGCAGCTCCACAAGGGCCAGATGAAGATGGTCCACAAGGCCGCCCAGGCA CAGGGCTTGccgcttgtcttcctctctaccCACAAGTCactcctggatgggatcctgctGCCCTTTGTGCTGTTCTCCCAAGGCCTGGGTGTGCTCCGTGTGGCTTGGGACCCCCgcacctgctcccctgccctcAG AGCTCTGCTAAAGAAGCTTGGGGGGCTTTTCTTGCCCCCAGAGGCCAACCTCACCTTGGACAGCTCTGAGGGGGTCCTTGCAAGGGCTGTCGTCCATGCC GCTATAGAGCAGCTGTTGGTCAGCAGGCAGCCCTTGCTCATATTCCTGGAGGAGCTGCCTGGGGCCCAGGGGCCTCGGCTATCAGCCCTGGGCCAGACCTGGCTGGGACTGGTAGTACAGGCTGTCCAGGTGGGTGTCGTCCCAGATGCCATGCTAGTGCCAGTGGCCATCACCTATGACCTGGTTCCAGATGCACCCTGTGATGTATACCAG gcCTTGGCCCCACTGGGGTTGTGGACAGGAGCTCTAGCTGTCCTGCGGAGCCTACGAAGCTGGGGCCACAGCCCCAGGGTCTGTGTCCGTGTGCATCTGGCACAGCCCTTCTCCCTACAG GAATACACCATCAACGCCAGAAGCTGCTGGGGCAGCAGGCAGACCCTGGAGCAGCTGCTGCAGCCCATCGTGCTGGGCCAATG TACTGTTGTCCCAGACACTGAGAAGGAACAAGACTGGACTCCAGCAACTGGGCTCCTTCTGGCACTTAAGGAAGAGGACCAGCTCCTGGTCAGGAGGCTGAGCCATCATGTCCTGAATG CCAGCGTGACAAGCTCGGCAGTAATGAGCACGGCCATCATGGCTACACTGCTGCTCTTCAAGCACCAAAAG ggtgtgttcctgtcACAGCTCCTGGGGGAGTTCTCCTGGCTGACAGAGGAGACACTGCTGCGTGGCTTTGACGTGGGCTTCTCAGGGCAGTTGCGGTGCCTTGTGCAACACACACTGAGCCTGCTACAGGCACACGTGGCCCTGCTGCACGTCCAGCAGGGGGACTTGCTGGTAGTTCCTCGGCTGGGCCCAGGTCTCACACACCTGGCACGCCTGAGCGCGGAGCTGCTGCCTGCCTTCCTGAGTGAGGCTGTGGGTG CCTGTGCTGTTCGCGGGTTGTTGGCAGGCAGAGTGCCACCTGAGGGGCCCTGGGAGCTACAGGGCATTGAGCTGCTGAGCCAGAACGAGCTGTACCGCCAGATCCTCCTGTTGCTGCACTTGCTGCCACAggacctgctgctgctgcag CCCTGCCAGTCTTCCTACTGCTACTGTCAGGAAGTGCTGGACCGTCTCATCCAGTGTGGGCTCCTGGTTGCTGAGGAG ACCCCGGGCTCCCGGCCAGCCTGTGACACAGGGCGGCAGCGTTTAAGTGCAAAGCTGCTGTGGAAACCGAGTGGGGACTTTACTGATAGTGACAGTGATGACTTCGAGGAAGCTGAGGGCCGGTACTTCAGG agttggGCTACACCGAGCAGCTCTTGCAGTTCTTACAGGCCAATGCCCAGGAGGAAGGGTTCTTTG agTGTGCAGACCCAAATCTTGCTGTCAGTGCTATCTGGACCTTCAGAGACCTGGGG GTGCTACAGCAGACACCCAGCCCTCCAGGCCCCATGCTCTACCTTTCCCCTACATTCACCAGCCGGGAAAATCAGGAGAAGCTGGAACAGTTCATCCGGCAGTTCATCTGTAGCTAGAACTGTGCGGGGTGGAGCCTATGCTGAGACTTCTCAGCCCCAGAACATGGCTGTGTCCTGGAGCCAGAAGACTGACtggagccggggaggggggggcggggtgcaTACCCTTACCTGA